A genomic region of Ferroacidibacillus organovorans contains the following coding sequences:
- a CDS encoding NADH dehydrogenase subunit 5, which translates to MFVIMFFLSLAILALSAVVLLHPRVPIHFVRIHVGISGLPPLIALLNLVTKSTSRIYGPWHLDPLAWLTALFVLTIGFVVQRYSVHQLLGDRNYRQYFALLTLTTGFASVAWLSNDLRFLLVFWGGTLLGLTWLIRLNRDWQVARTAAVRAGRLFALSWFILLFAITWLSMATGHWQFSLVLTKDSLAQLSSWDRTGISLLLVIAVVIPAAQYPFQRWLLDLVVAPTPISAVMHAGVVNAGGMILTRFAPVFSGDLAQIVLIVLSGFSVLLGTGTILVQVDYKRQLVGSTIAQMGFMLIQCALGAYLAAIIHAVLHGLFKSALFLQAGSAVHRHEQVASKTTSPLWRIAGVVLGLLSGIGFWFIVKGKGYDMISALLLGWSVTFAWLHLVALDNGRIRRFVGFFVFTGMLIVFGIALAVFYVLLHGTIPQGVQPHPFVMILIIFILLIGTVTGAWLSRHPSSTFYAIVYLWLVRFGEPHRDAVESHPEYLQLRSTLGGETRWMEH; encoded by the coding sequence ATGTTCGTTATCATGTTTTTCTTATCCCTTGCGATATTGGCGTTAAGCGCCGTGGTCCTATTGCATCCGCGTGTTCCCATACACTTTGTCCGTATTCATGTTGGCATTAGTGGACTGCCTCCATTGATTGCACTGTTGAATCTTGTGACGAAGAGCACGAGTCGAATCTATGGTCCTTGGCACCTTGATCCCCTGGCTTGGCTGACTGCACTTTTCGTTCTTACGATCGGGTTCGTCGTACAACGCTATTCGGTTCACCAATTACTTGGTGATCGAAATTATCGACAATATTTTGCACTCTTAACACTGACTACGGGTTTTGCATCGGTTGCCTGGTTAAGCAACGATCTTCGCTTTCTATTGGTCTTTTGGGGAGGGACGCTGCTTGGGTTGACGTGGCTCATACGGTTGAATCGGGATTGGCAGGTAGCAAGGACTGCAGCTGTGCGCGCTGGTCGATTATTTGCACTCAGTTGGTTCATTTTGTTGTTTGCAATAACCTGGCTGTCGATGGCGACTGGACACTGGCAGTTTTCACTTGTACTTACCAAAGACAGTCTGGCGCAACTGAGCTCGTGGGATAGAACTGGAATATCCCTGTTGTTGGTTATTGCCGTGGTCATTCCAGCAGCCCAATATCCTTTCCAACGCTGGTTGTTAGACTTGGTCGTTGCTCCAACGCCAATTTCAGCAGTGATGCATGCGGGTGTCGTGAACGCGGGCGGAATGATCCTGACGCGCTTTGCCCCTGTTTTCAGCGGTGATTTAGCCCAAATTGTTTTGATTGTGCTCTCTGGTTTTTCAGTATTGCTTGGGACCGGAACAATCTTGGTCCAAGTGGATTACAAGCGCCAATTAGTGGGATCAACGATTGCGCAGATGGGGTTCATGTTAATTCAATGCGCATTAGGTGCCTATTTGGCAGCCATTATTCACGCTGTCTTACATGGACTATTCAAATCCGCCCTGTTTTTGCAAGCTGGGTCTGCTGTTCATCGCCACGAACAAGTAGCTTCAAAAACAACCTCACCTTTATGGCGAATTGCCGGTGTCGTTTTAGGACTTCTTTCAGGAATTGGGTTTTGGTTCATTGTCAAAGGCAAAGGCTACGATATGATCAGTGCCCTGCTCTTGGGATGGTCTGTGACTTTTGCGTGGTTACATCTTGTGGCTTTGGATAACGGGCGTATTAGGCGTTTTGTGGGGTTTTTCGTATTTACAGGAATGCTCATCGTATTCGGCATCGCTCTTGCCGTTTTCTATGTGTTGTTGCACGGAACCATTCCGCAAGGAGTCCAACCACATCCATTCGTTATGATTTTAATTATATTTATCTTGTTGATTGGTACTGTGACGGGTGCGTGGTTATCTCGCCATCCATCATCTACTTTCTACGCGATTGTGTATCTGTGGCTCGTACGATTTGGAGAACCTCATCGCGACGCGGTTGAAAGTCATCCGGAGTATCTACAGCTGCGCAGTACTTTAGGAGGTGAAACACGATGGATGGAACATTGA